A single window of Taeniopygia guttata chromosome 1, bTaeGut7.mat, whole genome shotgun sequence DNA harbors:
- the SLC19A2 gene encoding thiamine transporter 1: protein MADSHGGRPARRSTRAASGSACCWALPTALLCAYGFFCSVRPSEPFLTRYLLGPHKNLSETQVFNEIYPVWTYSYLALLFPVFLATDYLRYKPVVLLQGLSLIVTWFLLLYAQGLRAIQLLEFFYGMGTATDIAYYSYIYSVVDINLYQKVTSYCRSATLVGYTVGSVSGQVLVSVAGWSLFSLNVISLTSISIAFATAWFLPMPQKSLFFHHLSSQRLSCEMKVMDCKNGAVVQDHPDVQRAPGWEDETKVPLDGEGHSAEQQKQKVDIIKVLKDLWRDFLQCYSSRTMLCWSVWWALSTCGYFQVINYAQGLWEMVLPSHSTDIYNGAVEAASTLLGAVAVVVVGHIKTSWAMWGEVALALFSFLIAAAVYVMDTVHNMWVCYASYVIFRIIYMMLITIATFQIATNLSVERYALVFGVNTFIALALQTLLTVIVVDASGLGLDIFTQFMIYASYFAAISLVFLVSGICSIVEAYRRQEQVQSRSPESQ from the exons atggCGGACTCGCACGGGGGGCGGCCGGCGCGGCGCTCCACCCGGGCTGCCAGCGGCAGCGCCTGCTGCTGGGCGCTGCCTACGGCGCTGCTCTGCGCCTACGGCTTCTTCTGCAGCGTGCGGCCGTCGGAGCCCTTCCTCACGCGGTACCTGCTGGGGCCGCACAAGAACCTCTCCGAGACCCAG GTATTCAACGAGATTTACCCGGTGTGGACTTACTCCTACCTGGCGCTGCTCTTCCCCGTGTTCCTGGCCACGGACTACCTGCGGTACAAGCCTGTggtcctgctgcagggcctgagccTCATCGTCACCTGGTTCCTGCTGCTGTACGCCCAGGGGTTGCGGGCCATCCAGCTTCTTGAGTTCTTCTACGGGATGGGGACTGCCACCGACATCGCCTATTATTCCTACATCTACAGCGTCGTCGATATCAACCTGTACCAGAAGGTCACCAGCTACTGCCGAAGTGCGACCCTAGTGGGCTACACAGTGGGCTCGGTGTCTGGGCAGGTCCTTGTGTCAGTGGCGGGATGGTCCCTCTTCAGCTTGAACGTTATCTCCTTAACCAGCATATCCATTGCCTTTGCCACGGCGTGGTTCCTGCCCATGCCacaaaaaagccttttctttcacCACCTCTCAAGTCAGCGGCTTAGCTGTGAAATGAAGGTCATGGACTGTAAAAATGGAGCGGTTGTCCAAGATCATCCCGATGTGCAGAGGGCACCTGGCTGGGAGGATGAGACAAAAGTTCCCTTAGATGGGGAGGGTCATTCAGCAGAGCAACAG AAGCAGAAAGTAGACATCATAAAGGTGCTGAAAGATCTCTGGCGGGACTTCCTGCAGTGCTACTCCTCCAGGACCATGCTCTGCTGGTCCGTGTGGTGGGCACTGTCCACCTGTGGCTACTTTCAGGTCATCAACTACGCTCAGGGCCTGTGGGAGATGGTGCTGCCTTCTCACAGCACGGACATCTACAATGGTGCTGTGGAGGCAGCCTCGACGCTCCTGG GAGCTGTTGCAGTCGTTGTTGTGGGTCACATAAAAACATCCTGGGCAATGTGGGGTGAAGTGGCACTTGCCCTGTTCTCCTTTcttattgctgctgctgtgtatGTCATGGACACTGTTCATAACATGTGGGTGTGCTACGCATCCTATGTCATCTTCAGAATCATCTACATGATGCTAATCACAATAGCAAC GTTCCAGATTGCTACAAATCTCAGTGTGGAGCGGTATGCCCTGGTGTTTGGGGTCAATACTTTCATTGCCTTGGCACTTCAGACTCTGCTCACTGTGATTGTTGTGGATGCCAGTGGGCTTGGCTTGGACATCTTCACCCAG TTCATGATTTACGCCTCTTACTTTGCGGCCATCTCACTGGTGTTCTTGGTCAGTGGCATCTGCAGTATTGTAGAAGCTTACAGAAGACAAGAGCAGGTGCAAAGCAGATCTCCTGAAAGCCAGTAG